In Paraburkholderia bryophila, a single genomic region encodes these proteins:
- a CDS encoding high-potential iron-sulfur protein, which produces MKSSRRTFLITSIGVASTFALSRSAFADAPKVAETDPTAQALGYKADASKVDKAKFAKYAAGQDCGNCSFYQAKPTDAWGGCPMFAGKQVASKGWCSAYNKKA; this is translated from the coding sequence ATGAAATCTTCCCGTCGTACGTTTTTGATCACCAGCATTGGTGTGGCGTCCACGTTCGCGCTGTCGCGTTCGGCTTTTGCCGATGCACCGAAAGTTGCCGAAACCGATCCGACCGCACAAGCACTTGGTTACAAGGCCGACGCCAGCAAGGTCGACAAAGCCAAGTTCGCGAAATACGCAGCGGGCCAGGACTGCGGCAACTGCAGCTTCTATCAAGCCAAGCCCACCGACGCATGGGGCGGCTGCCCGATGTTCGCGGGCAAGCAGGTCGCCAGCAAAGGTTGGTGCAGTGCATATAACAAGAAGGCCTGA
- a CDS encoding DUF4148 domain-containing protein: MRTASFALLFSVAVAAPAFASGYGPATSYRPEVATYTQSSGVSRAQVKADVVQARADGELNQNPYAPVSADSVRATPDNAPKTRAQVKAELAEARANGELNVNPNAPAYQQQLALGGYTPPRAQATSSVVEASRRTVSTQN; encoded by the coding sequence ATGAGAACCGCTTCCTTCGCTTTGCTTTTCTCCGTTGCTGTCGCGGCCCCTGCTTTCGCGAGCGGTTATGGTCCGGCAACCTCGTATCGTCCCGAAGTCGCCACGTACACGCAGTCGAGCGGTGTGAGCCGCGCGCAAGTTAAAGCGGACGTGGTGCAGGCCCGCGCCGACGGCGAACTGAATCAGAATCCGTACGCGCCGGTTTCCGCCGACAGCGTCCGCGCCACGCCGGATAACGCCCCGAAGACGCGCGCTCAGGTGAAGGCCGAACTGGCCGAAGCCCGCGCCAACGGCGAACTGAATGTGAACCCGAACGCGCCCGCTTATCAGCAACAACTCGCGCTGGGTGGCTACACGCCGCCGCGTGCGCAAGCGACGAGCTCGGTGGTCGAAGCGTCGCGCCGTACCGTGAGCACGCAGAACTAA
- a CDS encoding amidase translates to MLSDYLAHDAIGLAELVRTRQASARELLDIAISRTEAVNPAINAIVLKDYDAARHRASRDDASRANGADPSDSTSAQAALAGVPYLIKDLGAPIAGLRMAMGSRHYRHFIPTEDAPVVTLSKAAGLNIFAKTSTSELGQMPYTEPELFGACRNPWNLDHTPGGSSGGAAAAVAAGIVPLAHASDGGGSIRIPASCCGLFGLKPSRARVPRVAPPGAGDLGVDHAVSRSVRDSALLLDLLSGNAQRPLGAPGTFLGASREPCKPLNIAYVTEPMLAPVLSADSRAALDDAAQLAMSLGHNIEPVSLGIDFATVRHAFLMLWSVTAEELVLNADRITGRKPSRSEFEISTWAMAHMGRKLGERGLPSALEEQRRITARLTDLLNRYDVVLCATLAAPPIKIGEMHPTSAERMQMRAVSALPIEALMRKLLTEASNKAFAWAGCTELFNLTGQPAMSVPLYWNARGLPVGVQFAAREGGEATLLRLAAQLETARPWFDKRPPLMQARS, encoded by the coding sequence GTGCTATCAGACTATCTCGCCCATGACGCCATCGGCCTCGCCGAACTCGTGCGGACTCGCCAGGCGAGCGCTCGCGAATTGCTCGACATCGCGATCTCGCGCACCGAAGCCGTTAATCCCGCGATCAACGCCATCGTCCTGAAAGACTACGACGCAGCCCGTCACCGTGCATCGCGCGACGACGCGAGCCGGGCCAACGGCGCGGACCCGAGTGATAGCACGAGCGCACAGGCAGCGTTGGCCGGCGTGCCGTATCTGATCAAAGACCTGGGCGCGCCGATTGCCGGATTGCGCATGGCGATGGGCAGCCGCCACTATCGCCACTTCATTCCCACGGAAGACGCGCCGGTCGTCACGCTCTCGAAAGCGGCCGGCCTCAACATCTTCGCCAAGACCAGCACCTCCGAACTCGGCCAGATGCCTTATACGGAGCCCGAACTGTTCGGCGCGTGCCGCAATCCGTGGAATCTCGACCACACGCCGGGCGGCTCCAGCGGTGGCGCAGCGGCGGCGGTGGCCGCCGGCATCGTGCCGCTCGCGCATGCGTCGGACGGTGGCGGTTCGATCCGCATTCCCGCTTCGTGCTGCGGACTGTTCGGTCTCAAACCTTCGCGAGCTCGCGTGCCGCGCGTCGCGCCGCCGGGCGCCGGCGATCTCGGCGTCGATCATGCGGTCTCGCGCAGCGTACGCGATAGCGCGTTATTGCTCGATCTGCTGTCGGGTAATGCGCAGCGGCCACTCGGCGCGCCCGGCACCTTTCTCGGCGCGAGCCGCGAGCCGTGCAAGCCGCTGAATATCGCGTACGTCACCGAGCCGATGCTGGCGCCCGTGCTCTCCGCCGACTCGCGCGCCGCGCTCGACGACGCCGCGCAGCTCGCCATGTCGCTCGGTCACAACATCGAACCGGTTTCGCTCGGCATCGACTTCGCGACGGTTCGTCACGCGTTTCTTATGCTCTGGTCGGTGACAGCGGAAGAGTTGGTGCTGAACGCCGACCGCATTACGGGCCGCAAACCATCGCGCAGCGAGTTCGAAATTTCGACGTGGGCCATGGCGCACATGGGCCGTAAGCTCGGCGAGCGCGGCTTGCCCTCCGCGCTCGAAGAACAACGCCGCATCACCGCACGCCTCACCGATCTGCTGAACCGCTACGACGTGGTGTTGTGCGCCACGCTGGCCGCGCCGCCGATCAAGATCGGCGAGATGCATCCCACCTCGGCCGAGCGGATGCAGATGCGCGCGGTCAGCGCGTTGCCGATCGAGGCGCTCATGAGAAAGCTGCTGACCGAGGCGTCGAACAAGGCGTTCGCGTGGGCGGGCTGCACGGAGTTGTTCAATCTGACGGGGCAACCGGCGATGTCGGTGCCGTTGTACTGGAATGCGCGGGGTTTGCCGGTCGGCGTGCAATTCGCCGCGCGCGAAGGCGGCGAAGCGACGCTGCTGCGTCTGGCCGCACAACTCGAAACGGCGCGACCGTGGTTCGATAAACGCCCGCCGTTGATGCAGGCCCGGAGTTAG
- a CDS encoding MFS transporter: MAPASKSFNTRAVVAAVIGNALEWYDFTVFGFLTVVIAQLFFPAGSEYTSLLLTTATFGVAFVMRPIGAIVLGLYADRAGRKAALSLVIALMTLGILLLAIAPPYSAIGIGAPLMIVLGRLLQGFSAGGEFGSSTALLIEAAPFSKRGFYGSWQMSSQAAALLLGALVGAAISHGLSPDALKSWGWRVPFVIGLIIGPIGFYIRRHLADSEAFLHAQKTARRATLGEVFKSHSRDVLCGLGSVIALTVTVYVLISYLPTFAVKQLKLPYAQSFYAVIVGNLLLMVLSPLAGAWSDRIGRKGLSLWSLGITLAIIYPLFAWLAAEPSVSKLILVQALLSITLSGYYGPFGALIAELFPANVRSIGLSLAYNVAVMVFGGFGPLLVTWLIESTGSPLAPTYYVMSGLALSIVAVACIPGKRHADLDARRKPA; this comes from the coding sequence ATGGCACCCGCGTCAAAGAGCTTCAATACACGCGCCGTCGTCGCGGCGGTGATCGGCAACGCGCTCGAATGGTACGACTTCACCGTGTTCGGTTTTCTGACGGTGGTGATCGCGCAACTGTTCTTTCCGGCGGGCAGCGAGTACACGTCGTTGCTCCTGACTACCGCGACCTTCGGCGTCGCTTTCGTGATGCGGCCGATCGGCGCCATCGTGCTCGGACTCTACGCGGATCGCGCGGGACGCAAGGCGGCGTTATCGCTCGTCATCGCGCTGATGACGCTCGGCATTCTGCTGCTGGCGATTGCGCCGCCGTATTCGGCGATCGGCATCGGCGCTCCGTTGATGATTGTGCTCGGGCGTCTGCTGCAAGGCTTTTCCGCGGGCGGTGAGTTCGGCAGTTCGACGGCGCTGCTGATCGAAGCGGCGCCGTTCTCGAAGCGCGGCTTCTACGGTAGCTGGCAGATGTCGAGCCAGGCGGCGGCGCTGCTGCTCGGCGCGTTGGTGGGCGCGGCGATCTCGCACGGTTTGTCGCCCGATGCATTGAAGTCCTGGGGCTGGCGTGTGCCGTTCGTGATCGGCCTGATTATCGGCCCGATCGGGTTTTATATTCGCCGGCATCTGGCCGACTCCGAGGCCTTTCTGCACGCGCAAAAAACCGCACGGCGCGCGACGCTCGGTGAGGTCTTCAAAAGCCATAGCCGCGACGTGCTGTGCGGACTTGGTTCGGTGATCGCGCTCACGGTGACGGTCTACGTGCTGATCAGTTATCTGCCGACCTTTGCGGTCAAGCAACTCAAGCTGCCTTACGCGCAATCCTTCTATGCGGTGATCGTCGGCAATCTGCTGTTGATGGTGCTCTCGCCGCTGGCCGGCGCATGGTCGGACCGGATTGGACGCAAGGGTTTGTCGCTGTGGTCGCTGGGGATCACGCTCGCGATCATCTATCCGCTGTTCGCGTGGCTCGCGGCGGAGCCGAGCGTGTCGAAACTGATTCTTGTGCAGGCGCTTCTGTCGATCACGCTGTCGGGCTATTACGGGCCCTTCGGCGCGTTGATCGCCGAGCTGTTTCCGGCGAACGTGCGCTCGATCGGTTTATCGCTCGCCTATAACGTCGCAGTGATGGTGTTCGGCGGTTTCGGGCCGCTTCTCGTGACGTGGCTGATCGAGTCGACCGGCTCGCCGCTCGCGCCGACTTACTACGTGATGAGCGGATTGGCGTTGTCGATCGTCGCGGTGGCGTGCATTCCCGGCAAGCGTCACGCGGATCTCGACGCGCGGCGAAAACCGGCGTGA
- a CDS encoding NAD(P)/FAD-dependent oxidoreductase, which translates to MDQIECVVIGAGVVGLAVARALAARGREVIVLEAAEAIGVGTSSRNSEVIHAGIYYPRGSQKAALCVRGREMLYDFCAEHNVPHSRCGKLLVATSRNQIPQLESIMAKGRENGVLDLLRMDGDQAQALEPALECVEAVFSPQTGIVDSHQLMLAIQGDAERDGAVCAFHAPVEAIEASNGRFIIKVGGSAPTTISAACVINSAGLHANALARQIRGLDARHVPPLYLARGNYFSISGRAPFSRLIYPMPNEAGLGVHLTIDLGGQARFGPDVEWVDAINYDVDPHRAESFYAAIRAYWPALPDDALQPAYAGIRPKLSGPGEPAADFLIQGPAAHGVRGLVNLFGIESPGLTASLAIAQRVCELSGRA; encoded by the coding sequence ATGGACCAAATCGAATGTGTAGTGATCGGCGCGGGTGTGGTCGGTCTGGCAGTGGCGCGCGCGCTGGCTGCGCGCGGTCGTGAAGTGATCGTGCTGGAGGCCGCCGAAGCGATCGGTGTGGGCACCAGCTCACGCAACAGCGAAGTGATTCACGCGGGTATCTACTATCCACGCGGCTCGCAGAAGGCGGCGCTCTGCGTGCGCGGCCGCGAGATGCTTTACGACTTCTGCGCCGAGCACAACGTGCCGCATTCGCGCTGCGGCAAACTGCTGGTCGCCACCTCGCGCAACCAGATTCCCCAGCTCGAAAGCATCATGGCCAAGGGCCGAGAGAACGGCGTGCTCGACCTGCTGCGGATGGACGGCGATCAGGCGCAGGCGCTCGAGCCGGCACTCGAATGTGTCGAAGCGGTGTTCTCGCCGCAGACGGGTATCGTCGACAGTCATCAGTTGATGCTGGCGATTCAGGGCGATGCCGAACGCGACGGCGCGGTGTGCGCGTTTCACGCGCCGGTCGAAGCGATCGAAGCGAGCAACGGCCGCTTCATCATCAAGGTCGGCGGCAGCGCGCCGACCACGATCAGCGCCGCGTGCGTGATCAACAGCGCGGGTCTGCACGCGAATGCACTAGCGCGGCAGATTCGCGGACTCGACGCGCGTCACGTGCCGCCGCTTTATCTCGCGCGCGGCAACTACTTCAGCATTTCGGGGCGCGCGCCATTCAGCCGTCTGATCTATCCGATGCCGAACGAAGCCGGCCTCGGCGTGCATCTGACGATCGATCTCGGCGGCCAGGCGCGTTTCGGTCCCGACGTCGAATGGGTCGACGCGATTAATTACGACGTCGATCCCCATCGCGCGGAATCGTTTTACGCGGCGATTCGCGCGTATTGGCCCGCGCTGCCCGACGACGCGCTGCAACCCGCTTATGCGGGGATTCGTCCGAAGCTTTCCGGCCCGGGCGAACCGGCTGCGGATTTTCTGATTCAAGGTCCGGCCGCGCATGGTGTGCGTGGGCTCGTCAATCTGTTCGGGATCGAGTCGCCAGGATTGACGGCGTCGCTGGCGATCGCGCAGCGGGTCTGCGAGTTGAGCGGACGCGCGTAG